The Castor canadensis chromosome 8, mCasCan1.hap1v2, whole genome shotgun sequence genome contains a region encoding:
- the LOC109680616 gene encoding olfactory receptor 6C74-like gives MRNHTRVTVFILAGLTDDPLLKGVLFIFLLLTYLLSITGNLIIITLTLVDSHLKTSMYFFLRNFSFLEISYTTTCIPKLLVVMATGDHTISCNNCISQVFFAFLLGASEFYLLAAMSYDHCVAICKPLHYTTIMSHRICTQLVLSSWLAGFLVIFPPLVIGLNIDFCASNVVDHFYCDTTPLLQISCTDTQLLETTAYASAFVTLLVTLMLVIMSYTFITVTIFKIPSTSQRKKAFSTCSSHMIVLSLSYGSCIYMYVKPSVKQRISFSKGISVLKTSVAPLLNPFIYTLQNEQVKKAFINTIHRIDSFSKKIEYSILLYKGSK, from the coding sequence ATGAGAAACCATACAAGAGTGACAGTGTTCATCTTGGCGGGTTTGACTGATGACCCACTATTGAAAGGTGTGCTCTTTATCTTCCTGCTTCTCACCTACTTGCTAAGCATCACTGGCAATCTGATCATCATCACACTCACCCTGGTGGATTCCCACCTTAAGACttccatgtactttttcctcaggaatttttccttcttagaaattTCCTACACTACTACATGCATTCCTAAATTGCTAGTTGTTATGGCAACAGGAGACCATACGATTTCCTGTAATAATTGTATCAGTCAAGTGTTTTTTGCCTTCCTACTTGGAGCATCAGAATTTTACTTACTGGCAGCAATGTCCTATGACCACTgtgtggccatctgcaagccccTGCATTACACAACCATCATGAGCCACAGAATCTGCACACAGCTCGTTCTCAGCTCTTGGCTTGCTGGCTTTTTGGTCATCTTTCCACCACTGGTAATAGGACTAAATATTGATTTCTGTGCCTCCAACGTTGTTGATCATTTTTACTGTGACACTACTCCCCTCCTGCAGATTTCCTGCACAGACACACAGCTCCTGGAGACAACGGCATATGCCTCAGCTTTTGTGACACTGTTGGTCACACTGATGTTGGTGATAATGTCCTACACTTTTATTACTgtgacaatttttaaaatcccTTCAACTAGTCAGAGGAAAAAAGCTTTTTCCACATGTTCTTCTCATATGATCGTGCTATCCCTGTCATATGGCAGCTGCATCTACATGTATGTTAAACCATCAGTCAAacaaaggatttctttttccaaGGGAATTTCAGTGCTGAAGACTTCAGTTGCTCCACTTTTGAATCCTTTTATCTATACCTTACAGAATGAGCAAGTGAAGAAAGCCTTCATTAATACAATACACAGGATTGactcattttcaaaaaaaattgaatattctattttattgtatAAAGGAAGTAAATAA